Proteins co-encoded in one Uloborus diversus isolate 005 chromosome 9, Udiv.v.3.1, whole genome shotgun sequence genomic window:
- the LOC129229318 gene encoding flavin reductase (NADPH)-like, with amino-acid sequence MPDIKKVLIFGASGSTGLATTKAALNAGYEVTAFVRDKSKLEDVVPNNVVQGDVLNKDGVLSAVANQDAVIVVLGTRNDLSPTTVMSDGVKNILEAMKVHGVKRISCCISSFLFWPREKVPKPYVPLTEDHERMLDALKASDREWVAVLPPHISDEPAKGNYVMKNEEAVGRMISKYDLADILVKCLTAEEHIGHYVGIGYPG; translated from the exons atgcctgACATAAAAAAAGTTCTGATTTTTGGAGCTTCCGGCAGCACCGGCTTAGCTACCACTAAAGCTGCACTGAATGCTG GTTATGAGGTGACAGCTTTTGTTCGAGACAAGTCAAAATTGGAAGATGTTGTACCCAATAATGTTGTACAAGGTGATGTACTCAACAAAGACGGTGTTTTAAGTGCTGTTGCTAATCAAGATGCTGTCATAGTTGTACTGGGAACAAGGAACGATTTAA GCCCTACTACTGTCATGTCAGATGGTGTAAAGAATATTTTGGAAGCTATGAAAGTTCATGGTGTGAAAAGAATTTCATGCTGTATTTcat catTCTTGTTTTGGCCACGTGAAAAAGTACCAAAGCCATATGTTCCTCTCACTGAAGATCATGAACGAATGTTGGATGCTTTGAAAGCAAGTGATCGGGAATGGGTAGCTGTGCTACCTCCACACATTTCAG ATGAGCCAGCAAAAGGAAACTATGTTATGAAAAATGAGGAAGCCGTTGGGAGGATGATATCCAAGTATGACCTTGCTGATATCTTAGTGAAGTGCCTGACTGCTGAAGAGCACATCGGCCATTATGTAGGAATCGGTTACCC